From Aedes albopictus strain Foshan chromosome 1, AalbF5, whole genome shotgun sequence, one genomic window encodes:
- the LOC109429762 gene encoding uncharacterized protein LOC109429762: protein MFKPRVLVLGGCGFIGRHLVDYLVTNDLAETIRVVDKTPPQMAWLNQRHTAAFASPKVEFCSANLINPASCQNAFKTGDGPGWDYVINCAAETKPGQTDPVYQEGIVKLTLNCANEAVKHRAKRFVELSTGAMSSSEKVPQAEDCPMKPWTMVGKYKAQTEQELANVEGLNYLILRLPICYGIGDRKGLTPRLIISGIYKYIGETMKLLWTGSMKMNVVHVEDVCCALWELMQNEKTIGETINVCDDSEATQESISDILADLFGIKTDYWGVVMSSMTKADMAGAIEEINDKHLGPWAEVCQKDGVLNTPLTPYMDQELLLHKHLNLDNSKLKSYGYQLRRPRITRESLEEIVRDFVEMNHFPVSLLDA from the exons ATGTTCAAACCACGGGTACTTGTACTTGGAG GATGTGGTTTCATAGGACGCCATCTGGTCGATTACCTAGTAACGAACGATCTTGCCGAAACCATAAGAGTTGTAGATAAGACCCCTCCTCAAATGGCATGGCTAAACCAGCGGCATACGGCAGCTTTCGCTAGCCCAAAGGTAGAGTTCTGTAGTGCCAATCTGATCAATCCTGCCTCCTGCCAGAATGCTTTCAAAACGGGCGATGGTCCCGGATGGGACTACGTAATCAACTGTGCCGCCGAAACGAAGCCCGGTCAAACGGATCCGGTCTACCAGGAGGGCATCGTGAAGCTGACCCTGAACTGTGCCAACGAGGCTGTGAAGCATCGTGCTAAGCGATTTGTCGAACTTAGCACCGGAGCTATGAGCTCGAGTGAAAAGGTTCCCCAGGCGGAGGATTGTCCGATGAAACCATGGACCATGGTTGGGAAATATAAAGCTCAAACCGAGCAAGAGTTGGCCAACGTGGAAGGGCTGAATTATTTGATCCTACGTCTGCCAATATGTTACGGAATTGGAGATAGGAAGGGATTGA CACCTCGTCTGATCATATCCGGGATATATAAATATATCGGTGAAACAATGAAACTTCTGTGGACAGGTTCAATGAAGATGAACGTAGTCCACGTGGAAGACGTTTGTTGTGCCTTGTGGGAGCTGATGCAAAACGAGAAAACCATCGGCGAAACGATCAACGTGTGTGATGATAGTGAAGCTACCCAGGAATCGATCAGTGATATATTAGCAGATTTATTTGGAATAAAAACTGACTACTGGGGAGTAGTCATGTCCAGTATGACTAAAGCAGATATGGCCGGAGCAATCGAGGAAATCAACGACAAACACCTCGGACCGTGGGCTGAAGTGTGCCAAAAGGACGGAGTACTGAATACTCCGCTAACGCCGTATATGGATCAAGAGCTTTTACTTCATAAGCATTTGAATCTTGACAATAGTAAACTAAAAAGCTATGGATATCAACTGAGACGCCCGAGGATCACACGTGAAAGCTTGGAAGAGATAGTTAGGGATTTCGTTGAGATGAACCATTTTCCGGTATCACTTTTGGATGCCTAG